The genomic interval CCTCCAAAAATGGCTGATGTCCCTTGGGTTTCCTGCGATGCCAAGCGTGTTGGTTTTCATTTTAAGCATCTGTCAGATTCCCTGATTCTGGAGAGGGGGTGCTTATCGGTGGTGGTGTGAAATGCCCTCTGAGGACAGTTGGGCACATCTCAGTCAAAATGCAATATTTAACATGTGGGCGTCTGACATGCTACCCTGACGACTGCGGGTGTCacgtgggagggggaggggcaaagAGGGGGGACACACAACCGTTGCTCCCACGGGAGGGTGGTTCACATGACCACGCACTTGCCCTTgagcttctctttccttttctgctgctTGCTCTTTTTCCCGTCGATCTGGAGGCTCACGGTCCTGCGCTTCTCCAGGTTGAGCAGCTCCTGGAAGAGCTCCTTCACGTTGAGGTTGAGCTTGGCCGAGGTCTCCATGAAGGCGCACTTCCACTTGCGAGCCAGCACCTCGGCCTCACTGCTCTCCACTTCGCGGTTCGGGCTCTCGTCACACTTGTTCCCCACCAGCATGATGGGGATGCTCTCCACGTCCCCTTTGATCTCGCAGATTTGCTCATAGATGGGCTTGAGCTCCTCCAGAGACTGCCGGCTGGTGATGGAGTAAACCAGGATGAAAGCATGCCCTTTGGAGATGGAAAGCCGCTGCATGGCCGGGAACTGGTGACTGCCCGTGGTGTCCGTGATCTGCAGGGTGCAGATGCTCTTGTCACAGCTGATGACCTGCCGGTACGTGTCTTCCACAGTGGGGATGTAGCTCTCCCGAAACGTGCCTTTCACAAACCGCAAGACAAGAGAGCTCTTGCCAACACCACCTGCGCCGAACACGGCCACCCGGTAATCATTGCTTTGCTCCGGCATGTTGTTTGCAGGCTCCAACGATTAACTAGGAAGCACCTACCAAAGGAACCAGATGTTTGAGAGAATTAGTAAAAGAAAACCTAGGAAAAGACTGCTTTACCATTTCTTGatagcttaaagaaaaaaaaaattaagtggtattatttgctttcacttttcctaCATAacaattcaaatttcattttaaaattctctaattCTAAATCCAATTGTAGATAACCCTCAGTTTTCAACAGGGCTGTTGATCTACTGAGTGGCTACCTGAAGTCAGTCTGTTCCTCCTTATTGGACCATGGTTCTGAGCAGCTTTGCTCTCAAATCACCCAGCACCCAGGGAAAAGATGCAAAGTCAGTCCAAGGGAGAAAGAATCCAGGAAAGGTAATGGGGAGTTGGAAACTAGTCAgtcctcaacacacacacacacacacaatcacagcAGATCTTTACTGTTTAAcctaaaatgctgctgctgctaagtcgattcagttgtgtccaactctgtgcgaccccatagacggcagcccaccaggctcccctgtccctgggattctccaggcaagaacactggagtgggttgccatttccttctccaatgcatgaaagtgaaaagtgaaagtgaagtcgctcagtcgtgtctgaccctcagcgaccccatggactgcagccttccaggctcctccatccatgggattttccaggcaagagtattggagtggggtgccactgccttctccaacctaaAGTGCTATGAACATTCAATATACCGGTCataatacataatttttacaAGTACAGAGAGGGAGTTAAAGGGGAGCAGAATGCAATTAATATTTACACAATGTTTATATTAACTCATGAAATCCTCACCACCCTGCAGAACTGGTGTCATTATCCCCTGCAAAATGAAGAAcctgaaaacacaaaaagaataggatcatggcatctggtcccatcacttcatggcaaatagatggggaaacagtggaaacagtgtcagactttattttggggggctccaaaatcactgcagatggtgactgcagccatgaaattaaaagatgctcattccttgcaaggaaagttatgaccaatctagatagcatagtcaaaagcagagacattactttgccaacaaaggtccatctagtaaaggctatggtttttccagtggtcatgtatggatgtaagagttggactgtgaagaaagctgagcgccaaagaatggatgtttttgaactggggtgttggagaagactcttgagagtcccttggactgcaaggagatccaaccagtccattctaaaggagatcagtcttgggtgttcattggaaggactgatgctaaagctgaaactccaatactttggctacctcatacgaagagttgactcattggaaaagactctgatactgggagggattgggggcaggagaagaaggggatgacagaggatgagatggctggatggcatcaccaacttgatggacatgagtttgggtgaactccgggagttggtgatggatagggaagcctagcgtgctgtgattcatggggttgcagagagtcggacacaactgagtgactgaactgaactgaatgtccctGACTTCACACAGCCAGTGAGATGAGCTgttgctcaattgctcagttgtgtccaactctttgtgacaccatggactgcagcatgccaggcttccttgtccttcacctcccagagcttgctcacactcatatccattgagtcagtgatgtcatctatccatctcatcctctaccacccccttctcttcctgccctcaatctttcccagcatcagggtcttttctaagtgAAGTGAGACCAGGATGCAAACTGATGTGTCTCTGTCCCACAGGCTGCTGGAGTCACAGAGGGCCTGAGTGTGAACTCTCATTAAGCACCAAGTATTGacaattccaatcccaaagaaaggcaacgccaaagaatgctcaaactactgcacaattgcactcatcgcacactctagtaaggtaatgctcaaaattctccaagccaggcttcagcaatatgtgaaccgtgaacttcctgatgttcaagctggttttagaaaaggcagaggaaccagagatcaaattgccaacatccactggatcatggaaaaagcaagagagttccagaaaaacatctatttctgctttactgactatgccaaagccttttactgtgtggatcacaataaactgtggaaaattctgaaagagaggggaataccagaacacctgatctgcctcttgagaaacctatatgcaggtcaggaagcaacagttagaactggacatggaacaacagactggttccaaataggaaaaggagattgtcaaggctgtatattgtaaccctgtttatttaacttatatgcagagtacatcatgagaaactctggactggaagaaacacaaactggaatcaagattgccgggagaaatatcaataacctcagatatgcagatgacaccacccttatggcagaaagtgaagaggaactaaaaagcctcttgatgaaagtgaaagtggagagtgaaaaagttggcttaaagctcaacattgagaaaacgaagatcatggcatccagtcccaccacttcatgggaaatagatggggaaacagtggaaacagggtcagactttatttttctgggctccaaaatcactgcagatgttgagtgcagccatgaaattaaaagacgcttactccttggaaggaaagttatgaccaacctagatagcatattgaaaagcagagacattactttgccaacaaaggttcgtctagtcaaggctatggtttttccagtggtcatgtatggatgtgagagttggactgtgaagaaggctgagctcggaagaattgatgcttttgaactggggtgttggagaagactcttgagagtcccttggactgcaaggagatccaaccagtccattctgaaggagatcagccctgggatttctttggaaggaatgatgctaaagctggaactccagtactttggccacctcatgcgaagagttgactcattggaaaagactctgatgctgggagggactggggcaggaggagaagaggacgccagaggatgagatggctggatggcatcactgactcgatggacgtgagtttgggtgaactccgggagttggtgatggacagggaggcctggcgtgctgtgattcatggcgttgcaaagagtcggacatgactgatcgactgatctgatctgatctgattgacaATTAACTAAGAAGCTTGGAGCGGTTCTTTCATTCATCACAATTAAAATGATTATAGatgctttatttttaagaatgataAGAAGTGTTACTAAGATAATAGTATAAACCACTATTAATGGTCATAAAATGGAGTAGAATGGGGTTTCCCTTCAATACAAATACCACCTCTTTCCTGACATATAGATTATTAAATATCTTTCATATTGCCCCTTTTTTGGTAAGAAAGGATACAAAAACATCCAAAAAATAGAGAATCAAGCAATatccaacatttttaaaatgaagtagacAAGTAATATGGTAATGTGAAATATGGAACCCATTTTCTCTAGGCAacatttgctttcacttttcactttcactttttttggaGTAACTGAGGGACAATAATAAAAGGCACTCCTCAAAATCATTTTCAGAGACCAGTAAAAATTAGATATAATTAGCCATGGAAGAAAATGGGTATGTGCAGCGAATGTCTACTGGCAGACAAATCAGGTCAAAGCCCAGGACAGTGATATCTCATCTCATGATTTCTTTCTGAGTTCACTATGTACACTGGCCAGCAAATATGCTCAATTAAATACTCAGCTGTTCTCGTATGCGCTTTGGAACCCCTAACCtatcgagaaggcaatggcaccccactccagtactcttgcctggagaatcccatggatggaggagcctggtgggctgcagtccatggggtcgtgaagagtcggagacgactgagaaacttcactttcacttttcagtttcatgcattggaggaggaaatggcaacccactccagtgttcttgcctggagaatcccagggacgggggagcctggtgggctgccgtctatggggtcgcacagagtcggacacgactcaagtgacttagcagcagcagcagcaacctatcGAGAAACTTGAAGaagcatttatatacatatatatgcacacaaacaactgaatctctttgctgtacacctgaaactaacatagcattgtaaattaactgtacttcgaGTTACATGGTTACATGTTACATGGTTAGTTACATTGTTAcaactttttaagaaaagaacaaagtgaacccagagaaagaaaaaagaaagattagagtagaaattaataaagaatagaaaactaatagaaaataattaatggaACCAAAATTTGGTTTTTTGAAAAtatcaacaataataatatttgcattagattgaagaaaaaaagactcaaattaTTGAAATCacgaatgaaagaaaaaacactaCAGATCTTATAGAAATAAAGGTTATAAGGGTATGACCAACTCCAAGATGACATGTTAGATAACTACGATGAAACAGATGCAAACTACTCAAGCCGACTCAAGAAGAAATACCAAATCTGAATAGAACTGTAATGggataataatcaaaatattatttacaaagaaaatgccCAGGTCCAGatagcttcactggtgaattccagggaagatcccctgaaggaggaaatggcaccccacttcagtattcctgctgaGAGAATCttacggacaaaggagcctggtgggctacagtccatagcgttgcaaagagtccaacatgactgagcatctgagtacatacacatatatacgtaaacatatatatgtgtacatatgtgtgtaatatatatgtatatataacataacaGAATATATCAATGAAAGACAAAATCCACAATACCTCAGTAGATACAAAAAATTGACAACATTCAGCACTcaattatgttaaaataaaaacagttgaaAGAAAAAGTATAGTCActgaatcgtgtctgactctgtgaccccatggactatagtctctgtccatggaattctctaggcaagaatactggagtggattgccatttccttctccaggggatcttcctgactcaggggtggAATCTGGGTCTCAcccattgcaagcagattctttaccttaaGCCAGCAATAAAAGTGAACTTCCTCAACCAGATAATGGGCATATAATGAACAATaccaaactaacacaatacttCATGGTAAAAGACTGAATGACTTCTCACTAAGATCCAGAAAAAGAGTATTCACTTTTATAGTTTCTACTCAACATGTTACTAGAGGTTTTAACCAtaattaggcaagaaaatgaaataaaaggcatttagACTGGGAAGGAATGAAGCAAAACTATCTCTATTGCAGGTGGCATAACTTGGTattgctaagtcgattcagtcgtgttcgactctgtgtgaccccagagacggcagcccaccaggctcccctgtccctgggattctccaggcaagaacactggagtgggttgccatttccttctccaatgcatgaaagtgaaaagtgaaagggaagtcgctcagttgtgtccgactcctagcaaccccatggactgcagcctactaggctcctccatccatgggattttccaggcaagagtactggagtggggtgccattgccttctccgtaacttTGTATCAATAGATAGGAAATCCTAGGGAATCCActaaaaactgttagaactaataaattagATCAACGTTTTCAGAATACaacaccatttaaaaataaactatttccaCATACTTGAACAATCTAAAATGAAGAAaccaattccatttacaatatcATCAACAAGTATAAGATACTTGGGAATACCTTTAACAGAGAAGTAAAAGTACacctctgaaaattataaaatactgttgAAAGGAACTGAAGACCTACATTTTTGGAAAGATACACACGTTTATGTATCAGAGGACAATGTTGTTAAAACAGCAATAGTCCCTTGAATCATCTAcaaattcagtgcaatccttTAGAAAATCCCAACTGACGACataaattgacaagctgatcccAGTATCCACAGGAAAATTGAAGAGACCCAGAATACTGAACCAATGgtaactgaagaaaaaaagaagttggaGGACACACACTGTTTGATTTCaaacttattacaaagctacaataatcaagacagtgtgatattGCACAGGGCAGCaaacagatgaatgaaaaacTTCAGAGTCAAGAAATAAATTCTGACTTTTACAGTCAAATTATTTTTGACAAGGATATCAAGATAATTCAAGAAAGaatatcttttcaacaaatggtgctggtaCAACTGATAttcatatgaaaaagaaagaagcctcccttataccatatacaaaaattaactcaaaatggattgaagacctaaatgtaagccccaaaactaaaaaaatcctaaaagaaaatacaggcatAAGTTTATGATCTTTGATTTGGCATTGATTTCTTAGTAGTGATCCCAAAAACATGAACAAGattaaaaaataggtaaattttatttcatcaaaatCAAAGTCTGTTTATTAAATAACACTATTAAGAAAGTGTAAGGCAAcccacagaaagggagaaaatttctacaaatcatatatctgacaagTGATTAATTCcagaatatataataaattccTGGCATTCAATaacaacagatcagatcagtcgctcagtagtgtccgactctttgtgaccccatggactgcagcatgctaggattccttgtccttcactatctccctgagtttgcttaaatgcctgtccactgagtcagtgatataCCTAAACACCTCACcctctctcatcctcttctcttcaatttttcccagcatcaaggtctttaccattgagttggctctgactctttgcatcagatggctgaAGTATTCAGatggcttcagcttcagcatcagtcctttcaatgaatattcagggttgatttcctttaggattgactgatttgatctccttgctatccaagaggcctctcaagagtcttctccagaaccagtttgaaaacatcaattcttcagcactcagccttctttatggtccaactctcacatctgtacatgactactggaaaaactatagctttgactatctggacctttgaTGGTAAAGtgattgtctctgctttttaatacactatctaggtttgtcaaagcttaccttccaaggaccaagtgtcttttaatttcatgtcttcagtcaaatccacagtgattttggagcccaagaaaataaaatctgtcactgcttccacatttgccccttctgtttgccatgaagtgatgggaaatgcaaatcaaaaccacaaggtaAAGCAGTTCACAGACACTTGGAAgactttaacaaaattcaaaattaaaaacaaaacaaaacagaaaatagcaaatgttGACAATGCTGTAGGGAAACTGGAACCACTGTGCTTTGCTGATCTGAATGTAAACTAGTATAGCTGCTTTGGAAAGCAATCCATCACttccttaaaaaagtaaacagaattaccataagaCCCAGTGATTTCCCTAATCCTACAcccatgagaaatgaaaacacagccaCACAAATAATTGTATGTGAATGTTCTTAGCAACACTACTCATAGTAGTCAAAAAGCAGGAGAATATCCAAATGGTCACCATCTAATTAAAGCATAAGtaaaaatatggtatatccatacaatgaagtattatttagcaataaaatgaTATGAAGTATTGAAAGGTGATCTAGcaaggatgaaccttgaaaacatgatgctaaatgaaagaagccaatgaCAAAAGACCACACATATtgtctatttatatgaaatatgcaGAATTGCAGATCTATAGACACAGAAAGGATATTTGTAATTGCCTAGGGATGGAGTGAAGTGGATATTGGGGAAAACTGGGAAGTGACTGGACAGAGTTTCCTTTTCAGTGATGAAGTGTTTTAAAACTTGCTGTAGCAATGATTGGACAaccctgtgaatatactaaaaactactaAGTTGCATACTTCAGTTggatgaattatatctcaacaatgctatcattttaaaaaagactgcATAGGATAACACTCCACTGTATATGATGATATTGTCTACTGATTCAGTGAACATTCTAAAGTTAATAGGctcagctttatttgtaacagccAGATGATGGAAACAACACACATCTTCACAGTAGAAATGACAAGCAAAGAATGGAATATTCATACCATAAAAAGCAATATACTGAATTACTTTATCCATACAATAAGAAAAAGctatgaaaagaacaaagaataatACATGCAACAACACAGTCGAATCTGACAGTTGAGCTCTGCTAAGCAGCCTGCTGAGCACTAGAGATGTTGCATATTTTCATTGGGCAGTGGTTACAAAGGTGTTAACACCATTTATAAGATGGTTATATGATTATTCtgaatgatttcattcttttaaatttatcacagcgggagttccttggtggttcagtggttatgaCTTCGCCTTCTAAtggagggggtgcaggtttgatccttggtcaggaagttaagatcctacatgcctcatggccaaaaagccaaaagatGTGGATACTGAATAATATTACACAAACTGAGAAGGAACTTTGAGATTAAGAAATGAAGCAGGCAACTCCATGAAGTACAATTATGAAGTTTATTGAAGGTAACTTACATATGGGTTGGATGAGGCAGATGGCAATCCAGAAGCATTCATAGCAGCACTCCACCCTGTTGAAAGGGCTACAGGGGAGTTTAAAGGGGCCAATGTGAAATATAGATTCTGATGACCAAGTGAGAAGCATGTATGCACCCATTGGGAACCAATGGTTTTTCCTCCTGGAGGTTGGTTGGTGTGTCTGTAGGGGGTTGCGGAGGCGGGGGGTGTCTCATGACCATCTGTGCCAGCAAAGGCATTCATTCCACTTTTCATGTCAGGTGAAGGCTAGTGTAAAAGTTGATAGGAAACATATTCAACTTGTGAGTATTCCTTGTGAGTTAGGCAgaagggtcaggaagattacctggagaagggcatggctacccactgcaagattcttgcctggagaatcccatgtacagaggagcctggtaggctacagtccacggggtcacagagtcggacacgactgagcagctcgcactttcactttcagttatacagagaaggaaaggggtAGGACTGAGAACTATGACGGAGCTGCCAACAAGGACTCAGTGTGGTTCAGCCACACAGAAGGAGATGAAGACCAGCAAAGTTTCAGGTAAG from Bos mutus isolate GX-2022 chromosome 8, NWIPB_WYAK_1.1, whole genome shotgun sequence carries:
- the DIRAS2 gene encoding GTP-binding protein Di-Ras2; amino-acid sequence: MPEQSNDYRVAVFGAGGVGKSSLVLRFVKGTFRESYIPTVEDTYRQVISCDKSICTLQITDTTGSHQFPAMQRLSISKGHAFILVYSITSRQSLEELKPIYEQICEIKGDVESIPIMLVGNKCDESPNREVESSEAEVLARKWKCAFMETSAKLNLNVKELFQELLNLEKRRTVSLQIDGKKSKQQKRKEKLKGKCVVM